In Calothrix sp. PCC 7507, one DNA window encodes the following:
- a CDS encoding transposase, which produces MYLNAIDRHLKGERTISIDEMTGIQATERIEKDLPMRPGKVERREFEYIRHGTQTLIASFDVATGQIIRPTCGDSRTEVDFIFHIHQTIATDPNAKKWHLIMDCLNTHQSESLVRFVAQIEGLNINLGIKGKSGILKSMKSRAAFLSDPTHQIVFHYTPLHSSWLNQIEIWFSILVRKLLRRASFQSQDDLKTRILAFIDYFNQTMAKPFKWTYKGKVLAV; this is translated from the coding sequence TTGTATTTAAATGCGATTGACCGTCATCTAAAGGGGGAACGCACAATATCTATTGATGAGATGACAGGTATTCAAGCTACTGAGCGCATAGAAAAAGACTTACCAATGCGACCGGGCAAAGTTGAAAGAAGGGAATTTGAATATATTCGTCACGGTACGCAAACCTTGATAGCCAGTTTCGATGTTGCCACTGGTCAAATTATCAGACCAACTTGTGGAGATTCCAGAACAGAAGTTGATTTTATCTTTCATATTCATCAAACTATTGCCACTGACCCCAATGCGAAAAAATGGCATTTAATTATGGATTGCCTGAACACTCATCAATCGGAGTCCTTAGTTCGTTTTGTTGCACAAATTGAAGGTTTAAACATCAACCTTGGCATTAAGGGTAAAAGTGGCATCCTCAAATCAATGAAATCTCGTGCAGCTTTTTTAAGTGACCCCACACATCAAATCGTTTTCCATTACACACCACTACATTCTTCTTGGCTCAACCAAATTGAAATTTGGTTTAGTATTTTGGTACGGAAGTTACTAAGAAGAGCCAGTTTCCAGAGTCAGGATGATCTCAAAACTAGAATTCTTGCTTTTATTGACTACTTTAATCAAACAATGGCTAAACCTTTCAAGTGGACATATAAGGGTAAAGTTTTGGCTGTTTAA
- a CDS encoding helix-turn-helix domain-containing protein: MARLAPKELSLSDSEQNELQELIKGHKTAQQIVIRAKIILLASSGKNNGEIARILEISLDMTRLWRKRWLETEGAKLSAFQRLQDQERTGAPVKFSMEQVIELFALACSPPEDYGRTISHWTSRELTDEITKQGIIESISVRHVGRLLEEAQLKPHQSRYWLTPPPG; the protein is encoded by the coding sequence ATGGCAAGATTAGCTCCAAAAGAATTAAGTTTGAGTGATAGTGAGCAGAATGAACTACAAGAGTTGATAAAGGGACATAAGACAGCACAGCAAATCGTCATCCGAGCCAAAATTATTCTTCTGGCATCATCAGGGAAAAATAACGGCGAAATTGCTCGAATATTAGAGATTAGTCTAGATATGACTCGTTTATGGCGAAAGCGATGGTTGGAGACAGAGGGAGCAAAATTATCAGCTTTTCAAAGATTACAAGATCAAGAGCGTACTGGCGCACCAGTAAAATTTAGCATGGAACAAGTAATAGAGTTGTTTGCGCTTGCCTGTTCGCCGCCAGAAGATTACGGTCGGACAATAAGTCACTGGACATCTAGAGAACTGACAGATGAAATTACAAAACAAGGGATTATCGAAAGTATATCTGTTCGCCATGTGGGAAGACTATTAGAAGAAGCTCAATTGAAGCCACACCAAAGTCGGTACTGGCTGACTCCCCCCCCTGGATGA